The Bacteroidota bacterium genome includes a region encoding these proteins:
- a CDS encoding DNA-processing protein DprA: protein MHKENPYWMTLAHLSGWKRLRKNECIFRFHCENGLGAEEFLRLGEARWKTEYGLDSAEINSLRTAEETLPQFLLEARTLSQEGIDIIPIISREYSQTLLMNMGRAYSPALLYFKGDKNLLQKHSVAIIGSRKASQRALAFTDNISRLASEAGKVIVSGYAKGVDQQALSSALMNKGKSIIVLPQGILTFGSGIRKFVKEIEAGDVGILSIFPPAAPWMTPFAMARNHIIYGLSNEIYIAETGESGGTWSGAIDGLRKKRVIHIRRPKPQEDNANALLIEKGAVPVDYNGSPVKMYETADKESFVPELAEPTASYETAVLELLKKGEYTTKEIQEKLQLEISTKKLLDFLKNHSNVQTINKRPLRFKAKGDKFDVL from the coding sequence ATGCACAAAGAGAACCCATACTGGATGACCCTGGCTCATTTGTCCGGATGGAAGAGGCTCCGGAAGAATGAATGTATATTCCGTTTCCACTGTGAGAACGGACTTGGTGCCGAAGAATTCCTCAGGCTGGGAGAAGCTCGATGGAAAACGGAATACGGACTTGATAGCGCCGAGATTAACAGCCTGCGGACAGCGGAAGAAACGCTGCCACAGTTTTTGCTGGAAGCCAGAACACTTTCCCAGGAAGGCATTGATATCATCCCCATCATATCACGGGAATACTCACAGACACTGTTGATGAACATGGGCAGAGCCTATTCTCCGGCGTTGCTTTACTTCAAGGGGGATAAAAACCTGCTTCAAAAACACTCCGTTGCCATCATAGGATCCAGGAAGGCATCCCAACGCGCTCTTGCCTTTACCGACAATATTTCCCGGCTGGCATCCGAAGCCGGAAAGGTTATCGTAAGTGGTTACGCAAAAGGAGTGGATCAGCAGGCGCTTTCCTCTGCTTTGATGAATAAGGGAAAGAGCATCATCGTCCTGCCCCAGGGCATTTTGACCTTCGGCTCCGGTATCAGAAAATTTGTAAAGGAGATCGAGGCCGGTGACGTAGGCATTTTAAGCATCTTCCCTCCTGCTGCCCCTTGGATGACCCCTTTTGCCATGGCAAGGAATCATATTATCTACGGACTATCCAACGAGATCTACATCGCAGAGACCGGCGAATCCGGAGGTACCTGGTCCGGTGCCATCGACGGACTGCGGAAGAAAAGAGTGATCCATATCCGCCGGCCCAAACCGCAGGAAGACAATGCCAATGCTCTCCTTATCGAAAAAGGCGCTGTCCCCGTCGATTACAACGGCTCACCGGTAAAAATGTACGAAACCGCCGATAAGGAATCCTTTGTGCCCGAACTCGCCGAACCAACAGCATCTTACGAAACAGCGGTTTTAGAACTACTGAAAAAAGGAGAGTATACCACAAAGGAAATTCAGGAAAAGCTCCAACTGGAGATCAGCACAAAGAAGCTACTTGATTTCCTGAAAAATCACTCCAACGTGCAGACAATCAATAAACGGCCGCTGCGTTTCAAGGCGAAAGGAGATAAATTTGATGTTCTGTGA
- a CDS encoding acyl-CoA dehydrogenase family protein, with translation MSTASEYQMPDHYLTDELYTEEHLIVRGSIRDWVNRSVKPIIEEYFEKAQFPLHLVKEMGEMGVFGPFIPEEYGCAGLDHISYGLIMQELERGDSGVRSMASVQTSLVMYPIYEFGTEEQKRHYLPKLASGELIGCFGLTEPNHGSDPGSMITRIKDMGDHYLLNGAKMWITNSTIADVAVVWAKDEQGIIRGLLVEKGMEGFTAPETHGKWSLRASVTGELVFDNVKVPKNNLLPNVQGLRGPLSCLNSARYGIAWGAVGAAMDCYDVALKYALERHQFGRPIAGFQLQQKKLAEALTEITKAQLLSWRVGTLRNEKRATAAQISMAKRNNVEIALDIARNTRQILGAMGITNDFPMMRHMMNLESVITYEGTHDIHLLITGHDATGIPAYK, from the coding sequence ATGTCAACAGCATCGGAATATCAGATGCCGGATCATTATCTGACGGATGAATTATACACTGAGGAGCACCTTATCGTGAGGGGTTCGATCAGGGATTGGGTTAACAGGAGTGTTAAGCCTATCATTGAAGAATATTTTGAGAAAGCGCAGTTTCCGCTGCACCTGGTCAAAGAGATGGGTGAAATGGGTGTTTTCGGGCCTTTTATCCCGGAAGAGTATGGTTGTGCAGGGTTGGATCACATCTCTTACGGACTTATCATGCAGGAGTTGGAGAGGGGTGATTCTGGCGTTCGTTCGATGGCATCGGTGCAGACATCACTGGTGATGTATCCCATTTACGAGTTCGGGACGGAGGAGCAAAAGCGTCATTATCTGCCTAAGCTTGCCAGTGGTGAGCTGATTGGCTGTTTCGGACTTACCGAGCCGAATCACGGGTCCGATCCTGGAAGCATGATCACACGCATCAAGGATATGGGCGATCATTATTTGCTCAACGGAGCCAAAATGTGGATCACCAATTCTACTATAGCGGATGTGGCTGTAGTATGGGCCAAAGATGAGCAGGGTATTATCAGGGGGTTGCTGGTGGAGAAAGGCATGGAAGGGTTCACTGCTCCCGAAACCCACGGAAAGTGGTCGCTGCGTGCATCGGTCACCGGTGAGCTGGTTTTCGACAATGTGAAGGTGCCCAAGAATAATCTCCTCCCCAACGTTCAGGGTTTGAGGGGACCGCTTAGCTGTCTGAACTCCGCCCGTTATGGTATTGCCTGGGGTGCTGTGGGTGCAGCCATGGATTGTTATGATGTAGCATTGAAATATGCCCTTGAGCGTCATCAGTTCGGAAGGCCCATTGCAGGGTTCCAGCTTCAGCAGAAGAAGCTTGCCGAGGCTCTCACAGAGATCACCAAAGCACAGTTGTTATCCTGGAGGGTAGGTACACTCAGGAACGAAAAGAGAGCCACGGCCGCCCAGATCTCCATGGCCAAACGCAATAATGTGGAGATAGCTCTCGACATCGCACGGAACACACGACAGATCCTCGGAGCTATGGGTATTACCAACGATTTCCCTATGATGCGCCACATGATGAACCTCGAATCCGTGATCACCTACGAAGGTACACACGATATCCACCTCCTGATCACAGGACACGATGCAACAGGAATTCCTGCGTACAAATAG
- a CDS encoding 2-oxoacid:acceptor oxidoreductase family protein: MHREYLHEGTLPFCLGCGHTTISENIDKALQTTGIPLLDVILVTDIGCHGIIDKSFKTHTVHGLHGRSIALASGISLSLTHPGKKVIVFIGDGGATIGLQHLIDAAHKNINLTVVLHNNMLYGMTGGQPSELTPLGFKTPTLPEGNKIKGFDICNVVAAAGASYVSRVVGIGDISSQLAEALSKKGFSLVEVMEICPSYAVKSNPGMKLRQVTEEAGLSIKVYADRDTEGFRPDIRTETPSLLDNMPVIPIHYRSERSSVARIMIAGSAGEGVQSAAELFARAAIASGLNVTKKGSYPVTVGIGFSASDIILSPEPIEYTGSHIPDYVVITSQEGLDYSKALIRRMDHGTVFIDESLPETETRAHTVRVDFRKKAGARNAAIYSLLYLAQSEKLFPVNAMLDFLKEGKMSGKADWGKMVGE, translated from the coding sequence ATGCATAGAGAATATCTTCACGAAGGCACACTACCTTTTTGCCTGGGATGCGGACACACCACCATTTCCGAGAACATCGACAAAGCACTGCAAACCACAGGGATCCCCCTGCTTGATGTTATCCTTGTCACCGATATCGGTTGTCACGGCATCATCGACAAAAGCTTTAAAACGCATACTGTCCATGGTTTGCATGGCAGATCCATCGCGCTTGCCTCGGGCATCTCGCTGAGCCTCACCCATCCGGGAAAGAAGGTGATCGTCTTTATCGGCGACGGCGGAGCCACCATCGGCTTACAGCATCTAATTGACGCGGCCCACAAGAACATCAACCTCACCGTGGTTTTGCACAACAACATGCTTTACGGAATGACAGGAGGCCAGCCCAGCGAGCTCACCCCGCTCGGCTTCAAGACCCCTACCCTTCCTGAAGGAAACAAGATCAAAGGCTTCGACATATGCAACGTGGTAGCTGCTGCAGGAGCATCCTATGTGAGCAGGGTTGTGGGCATTGGCGATATCAGCAGCCAACTGGCGGAGGCGCTGTCGAAAAAAGGCTTTTCACTGGTCGAAGTGATGGAGATCTGTCCAAGTTATGCCGTGAAGTCGAACCCGGGCATGAAGCTGCGGCAGGTCACCGAAGAAGCCGGCCTCAGCATAAAGGTTTATGCCGACCGCGATACCGAAGGCTTCCGGCCTGATATCCGGACCGAAACACCGTCCCTTCTTGACAACATGCCCGTGATCCCTATACACTACCGCTCTGAACGCAGCAGCGTCGCCCGCATCATGATCGCCGGCTCGGCCGGTGAAGGAGTGCAGTCGGCCGCGGAGCTCTTCGCACGCGCCGCCATAGCATCCGGGCTCAACGTGACCAAGAAAGGCAGTTATCCCGTCACCGTCGGCATCGGCTTCTCAGCCTCCGACATCATACTTTCACCCGAACCCATTGAGTATACAGGGTCACATATCCCTGATTATGTGGTCATAACCTCACAGGAAGGACTGGATTATTCCAAAGCCCTCATCCGCAGGATGGACCATGGAACCGTCTTTATCGACGAATCCCTACCAGAAACAGAAACCCGTGCCCATACCGTTCGCGTTGATTTCCGGAAAAAAGCAGGCGCACGAAACGCAGCTATATACAGCCTTCTCTATCTCGCCCAATCCGAAAAGCTCTTCCCGGTAAACGCTATGCTCGACTTCCTGAAAGAAGGAAAAATGTCGGGTAAGGCGGATTGGGGGAAGATGGTGGGGGAATAA
- a CDS encoding four helix bundle protein has product MSYKDLEIWHIARDISIDIHRMSMELPSFEFSETGRQIRRSSKSVRSNIVEGYGRRVYKDEYIRFLIIAQASNDETRDHLETLYETGSLKDKEVHDKIVNKTILLGKKLTNYIKYLKSQRSKS; this is encoded by the coding sequence ATGAGCTATAAAGATTTGGAGATATGGCATATTGCCAGGGATATATCTATTGATATACATCGTATGTCAATGGAGCTACCGTCTTTCGAGTTCTCAGAAACCGGCAGACAAATTAGGAGATCATCTAAATCGGTTAGATCAAATATTGTGGAAGGATATGGAAGAAGAGTGTATAAGGATGAGTATATAAGATTTTTAATAATTGCTCAGGCATCCAATGATGAAACACGTGATCATCTCGAAACCCTTTATGAAACTGGCTCATTGAAAGACAAGGAAGTACACGATAAAATCGTCAATAAAACAATACTTCTAGGGAAAAAATTAACAAACTATATAAAATACTTAAAATCTCAACGATCTAAATCTTAA
- the folB gene encoding dihydroneopterin aldolase, with protein MSTISLENLEFYAYHGCFKEERIIGTRFLVDLFLETDTTKAEKTDNIQDTVNYQEVYLLIKSEMEQPSHLLEHVARRILDSLKAHYPQVSAARVKVSKMNPPLGGKLERVSVTLEI; from the coding sequence ATGTCAACCATTTCATTGGAGAACCTTGAGTTTTACGCTTATCACGGTTGTTTTAAGGAGGAGAGGATCATTGGGACGCGGTTTTTGGTGGATCTGTTCCTGGAGACGGACACGACAAAAGCGGAAAAAACGGATAATATACAGGATACGGTGAACTACCAGGAAGTTTATTTGTTAATAAAAAGTGAAATGGAACAACCATCCCATCTCCTGGAGCATGTTGCCCGAAGGATACTCGACAGTCTGAAGGCACATTATCCCCAGGTAAGCGCCGCCAGGGTAAAAGTGTCGAAAATGAATCCACCCCTGGGAGGCAAGCTGGAGAGGGTAAGCGTTACACTTGAAATATAA